One genomic region from Salvia hispanica cultivar TCC Black 2014 chromosome 2, UniMelb_Shisp_WGS_1.0, whole genome shotgun sequence encodes:
- the LOC125205042 gene encoding uncharacterized protein LOC125205042 isoform X1, producing MDSAEENPLPKQSEEGCFTNEKLASISPPLIPMVGKSSEIVVEEPVCSQPHHGHDFILHIPANATAEGYVEDSESVAINMPPSPVPTPKRVNFSPLPSPSSVRLNGSPGPSTKGKSSMKNLLPRLSFKFRNTNSETEKAAMLALGVSPELRGKTSIPRTFSLTKIFIPKMKRTSSLPTSPIFHSNPESAHGGFTSAAADLSKGVCQLPMHRSRSVPVLYKEESIKQMDNLGSAYRVVPTTLSVTEQSAAASVPVGTISGADEKNDYAEDIPLEEAVCRICFVELGEGSDTLKMECSCKGELALAHHECAIKWFSIKGNKTCDICKQEVKNLSVTLLRIQTNQTRGHGPLPPEITQYRVWQDVPVLVIVSMLAYFCFLEQLLVNKMGSSAIAISLPFSCILGLLASMTSTTMVRRRYAWIYATIQFTMVVLFAHIFYSLLHVQAVLSVLLATFVGFGGAMCGTSILIEILKWRRMRSNWSASQQDAAQASESSDAPQNRVDGNGQHS from the exons ATGGATTCTGCTGAAGAAAATCCTTTACCCAAACAAAGTGAAGAGGGTTGCTTTACAAACGAAAAGCTTGCCAGTATATCACCTCCTCTAATCCCAATG GTTGGGAAATCGAGTGAAATAGTCGTTGAGGAGCCGGTGTGTAGTCAGCCGCATCATGGGCATGACTTCATTCTGCACATACCAGCCAATGCAACAGCTGAGGGATATGTGGAGGACTCTGAGTCTGTGGCAATAAACATGCCTCCTTCGCCGGTTCCAACTCCCAAAAGAGTAAACTTTTCGCCGTTACCTAGTCCTAGTAGTGTAAGGCTTAATGGTTCTCCAGGTCCCTCAACCAAAGGAAAATCATCCATGAAAAATTTGCTTCCTAGACTAAGCTTCAAATTTCGGAATACAAACTCAGAGACTGAAAAGGCTGCCATGTTAGCACTTGGAGTTTCCCCTGAGTTGCGGGGAAAGACATCAATTCCTCGGACTTTCTCTCTTACCAAGATTTTTATACCCAAGATGAAGAGGACCTCATCTCTACCAACCTCTCCGATTTTCCACTCAAATCCGGAGTCTGCTCATGGAGGATTCACCAGCGCTGCAGCTGACTTATCT AAAGGTGTGTGCCAGCTACCAATGCATCGGTCACGATCTGTACCCGTTCTATATAAAGAGGAAAGTATAAAACAGATGGACAACTTAGGTAGTGCATATCGCGTGGTGCCTACTACCCTGAGTGTTACAGAACAGAGTGCTGCAGCATCTGTGCCTGTTGGAACAATTTCTGGTGCAG ATGAGAAGAATGATTATGCTGAGGACATCCCTCTAGAAGAAGCTGTTTGTAGAATCTGCTTTGTTGAGCTCGGTGAGGGCTCAGACACGCTGAAGATGGAATGCAGCTGCAAAGGTGAACTTGCTCTGGCCCACCATGAATGTGCGATTAAATGGTTTAGCATAAAAGGCAACAAGACTTGTGATATCTGCAAGCAGGAGGTCAAAAACTTATCTGTCACACTTTTACGCATCCAAACCAATCAGACTCGAGGGCACGGACCTCTTCCACCTGAAATAACTCAATACAG GGTGTGGCAGGATGTTCCGGTTCTTGTGATAGTCAGCATGcttgcatatttttgtttcctgGAGCAACTTTTG GTTAACAAAATGGGATCTAGTGCAATTGCCATATCTTTGCCCTTTTCTTGTATATTAGGTCTTCTCGCATCAATGACCTCGACTACCATGG TGAGGAGGAGATATGCTTGGATATATGCTACTATTCAGTTTACAATGGTGGTTCTTTTCGCGCATATCTTTTACTCATTG CTTCATGTGCAAGCGGTTCTGTCTGTTCTGCTCGCGACATTTGTTGGTTTTGGAGGTGCTATGTGTGGCACTTCCATCCTTATCGAGATACTCAAATGGAGAAGAATGCGGAGCAATTGGTCGGCTTCCCAACAAGATGCTGCTCAAGCTTCGGAGAGTAGTGATGCACCACAAAACAGAGTGGATGGAAATGGCCAACACAGCTGA
- the LOC125205042 gene encoding uncharacterized protein LOC125205042 isoform X2, translating into MVGKSSEIVVEEPVCSQPHHGHDFILHIPANATAEGYVEDSESVAINMPPSPVPTPKRVNFSPLPSPSSVRLNGSPGPSTKGKSSMKNLLPRLSFKFRNTNSETEKAAMLALGVSPELRGKTSIPRTFSLTKIFIPKMKRTSSLPTSPIFHSNPESAHGGFTSAAADLSKGVCQLPMHRSRSVPVLYKEESIKQMDNLGSAYRVVPTTLSVTEQSAAASVPVGTISGADEKNDYAEDIPLEEAVCRICFVELGEGSDTLKMECSCKGELALAHHECAIKWFSIKGNKTCDICKQEVKNLSVTLLRIQTNQTRGHGPLPPEITQYRVWQDVPVLVIVSMLAYFCFLEQLLVNKMGSSAIAISLPFSCILGLLASMTSTTMVRRRYAWIYATIQFTMVVLFAHIFYSLLHVQAVLSVLLATFVGFGGAMCGTSILIEILKWRRMRSNWSASQQDAAQASESSDAPQNRVDGNGQHS; encoded by the exons ATG GTTGGGAAATCGAGTGAAATAGTCGTTGAGGAGCCGGTGTGTAGTCAGCCGCATCATGGGCATGACTTCATTCTGCACATACCAGCCAATGCAACAGCTGAGGGATATGTGGAGGACTCTGAGTCTGTGGCAATAAACATGCCTCCTTCGCCGGTTCCAACTCCCAAAAGAGTAAACTTTTCGCCGTTACCTAGTCCTAGTAGTGTAAGGCTTAATGGTTCTCCAGGTCCCTCAACCAAAGGAAAATCATCCATGAAAAATTTGCTTCCTAGACTAAGCTTCAAATTTCGGAATACAAACTCAGAGACTGAAAAGGCTGCCATGTTAGCACTTGGAGTTTCCCCTGAGTTGCGGGGAAAGACATCAATTCCTCGGACTTTCTCTCTTACCAAGATTTTTATACCCAAGATGAAGAGGACCTCATCTCTACCAACCTCTCCGATTTTCCACTCAAATCCGGAGTCTGCTCATGGAGGATTCACCAGCGCTGCAGCTGACTTATCT AAAGGTGTGTGCCAGCTACCAATGCATCGGTCACGATCTGTACCCGTTCTATATAAAGAGGAAAGTATAAAACAGATGGACAACTTAGGTAGTGCATATCGCGTGGTGCCTACTACCCTGAGTGTTACAGAACAGAGTGCTGCAGCATCTGTGCCTGTTGGAACAATTTCTGGTGCAG ATGAGAAGAATGATTATGCTGAGGACATCCCTCTAGAAGAAGCTGTTTGTAGAATCTGCTTTGTTGAGCTCGGTGAGGGCTCAGACACGCTGAAGATGGAATGCAGCTGCAAAGGTGAACTTGCTCTGGCCCACCATGAATGTGCGATTAAATGGTTTAGCATAAAAGGCAACAAGACTTGTGATATCTGCAAGCAGGAGGTCAAAAACTTATCTGTCACACTTTTACGCATCCAAACCAATCAGACTCGAGGGCACGGACCTCTTCCACCTGAAATAACTCAATACAG GGTGTGGCAGGATGTTCCGGTTCTTGTGATAGTCAGCATGcttgcatatttttgtttcctgGAGCAACTTTTG GTTAACAAAATGGGATCTAGTGCAATTGCCATATCTTTGCCCTTTTCTTGTATATTAGGTCTTCTCGCATCAATGACCTCGACTACCATGG TGAGGAGGAGATATGCTTGGATATATGCTACTATTCAGTTTACAATGGTGGTTCTTTTCGCGCATATCTTTTACTCATTG CTTCATGTGCAAGCGGTTCTGTCTGTTCTGCTCGCGACATTTGTTGGTTTTGGAGGTGCTATGTGTGGCACTTCCATCCTTATCGAGATACTCAAATGGAGAAGAATGCGGAGCAATTGGTCGGCTTCCCAACAAGATGCTGCTCAAGCTTCGGAGAGTAGTGATGCACCACAAAACAGAGTGGATGGAAATGGCCAACACAGCTGA